One genomic segment of Sminthopsis crassicaudata isolate SCR6 chromosome 2, ASM4859323v1, whole genome shotgun sequence includes these proteins:
- the HAND1 gene encoding heart- and neural crest derivatives-expressed protein 1, with the protein MNLVGGYPHPHPHHHPPHPHPMLHEPFLFAPASRCHQERPYFQSWVLSPGDVAPDFSGRRPPPAAYSPDAAGTAGPAQSPGRLEALGGRLGRRKGAGPKKERRRTESINSAFAELRECIPNVPADTKLSKIKTLRLATSYIAYLMDVLAKDSQAGDPEGFKAELKKVDSGRESKRKREPPSEGYPHPLGPGEKKIKGRTGWPQQVWALELNQ; encoded by the exons ATGAACCTAGTGGGCGGCTACCCCCATCCACACCCTCACCATCACCCCCCTCACCCTCATCCCATGCTGCACGAACCCTTCCTCTTCGCTCCAGCTTCACGGTGTCATCAGGAGCGGCCTTATTTTCAGAGCTGGGTACTGAGTCCCGGAGACGTGGCCCCAGATTTTTCTGGGAGGCGACCACCCCCGGCTGCCTATAGCCCGGATGCGGCTGGGACCGCGGGGCCAGCGCAGAGCCCTGGCAGACTGGAGGCTCTGGGTGGCCGCTTGGGCAGACGGAAAGGAGCAGGGCCCAAGAAAGAACGGCGGCGCACGGAGAGTATCAATAGCGCCTTTGCGGAACTTCGGGAGTGCATTCCCAATGTGCCCGCCGACACCAAGCTCTCCAAGATCAAGACCCTCCGCCTGGCCACTAGCTACATTGCTTACCTCATGGACGTGCTGGCCAAGGACTCTCAGGCCGGGGACCCCGAAGGCTTCAAGGCGGAGCTCAAGAAGGTGGACAGCGGCCGTGAGAGCAAGCGTAAGAGAGAACCG CCTAGCGAAGGATATCCTCACCCCCTGGGACCcggagaaaaaaagattaaagggcGGACAGGCTGGCCACAGCAAGTCTGGGCTTTGGAGCTCAACCAGTGA